From a region of the Helianthus annuus cultivar XRQ/B chromosome 5, HanXRQr2.0-SUNRISE, whole genome shotgun sequence genome:
- the LOC110940007 gene encoding uncharacterized protein At3g17950, which produces MAQQEDGGWPLGLQPLNVRARNYDYSGSISCNTLLSGSPTLTSVSSSDLDTQSTGSFFHDKSITLGNLLGVSSIVELSRRSLGSRRRGVSETITLGRNGRSNTKSKTWCLKFCLCPRDNIDVDIARNNTVPLGRFLEVERRAAQGHRRDQHGPMVVGPHELALPDQPFGEIPNSLFVDGRIAPPVQSSPGSGSDSNGRKEGRRSRTPCF; this is translated from the exons ATGGCTCAACAG GAAGATGGTGGATGGCCTTTGGGACTACAACCTTTGAATGTAAGAGCAAGAAACTATGATTATTCAGGATCAATCTCATGCAACACTTTGCTTAGTGGCTCCCCTACCTTAACCTCCGTTTCTTCTTCGGATCTAGATACACAG TCCACAGGGTCATTCTTTCATGACAAGAGCATCACACTAGGAAACCTTTTGGGTGTTTCAAGCATTGTAGAACTTTCTAGAAGATCTTTAGGAAGTAGGAGAAGAGGCGTTTCCGAAACCATAACTTTGGGACGCAATGGAAGATCAAACACCAAATCAAAAACTTGGTGTCTCAAGTTTTGTTTGTGCCCAAGAGATAACATCGATGTTGATATTGCTAGAAATAACACTGTTCCTCTTGGACGGTTTCTTGAAGTAGAAAGAAGAGCCGCTCAAGGACACAGACGAGATCAACATGGTCCAATGGTTGTTGGACCTCATGAGCTCGCCCTTCCTGATCAACCTTTTGGAGAGATACCGAATTCATTGTTTGTGGATGGACGAATTGCACCACCGGTCCAATCAAGCCCTGGGTCAGGTTCGGATTCCAATGGACGAAAAGAGGGTAGAAGATCGAGAACTCCATGTTTTTGA
- the LOC110942697 gene encoding palmitoyltransferase ZDHHC17 isoform X1, translating into MEYSGRRRKHRDPWRLICRSTVSFVCVCLAQFALFLLSSFFNSSNIITLLFLSVIVLLGLTVIGRRCKRLFGLRGSAPAFVFTNIVFMWCVYLVAIRQAISFPLDILFHAELIILLIGLYRIISGDPGFVDYAPISNTETFLEGSELPISNIYEGSPSVESSLLLQRVRYCKYCHAHVKGFDHHCPAFGNCIGQNNHFLFMILLAGFIIAESCYILSASQITTASRTLDSDGQKQVVWTVALATSTMVFSILQVLWQAAFLAWHIYCVCFNIRTDEWMHWKKYPEFQHITHSQLGETGTTRYRNPYDKGIWQNLKEFIEAKG; encoded by the exons ATGGAATATTCCGGTCGCCGGAGAAAGCACAGGGATCCATGGCGGTTAATCTGCCGGAGCACCGTCTCCTTCGTCTGCGTTTGCTTAGCACAGTTTGCTCTCTTCCTATTATCTTCCTTCTTCAACTCCTCCAACATCATAACACTCCTTTTTCTCTCAG TTATTGTATTGTTAGGGTTGACGGTTATAGGGAGAAGATGTAAGAGGTTGTTTGGACTGCGTGGCTCAGCTCCAGCTTTTGTGTTTACGAATATCGTTTTCATGTGGTGTGTGTACTTAGTTGCGATTCGACAAG CCATCTCGTTTCCATTGGACATCCTCTTTCACGCAGAGCTCATTATTCTCCTAATCGGCCTATATAG GATCATCTCAGGCGATCCCGGTTTTGTTGATTATGCACCTATCTCCAACACTGAAACGTTTCTAGAG GGATCGGAGCTTCCAATTTCTAACATTTACGAGGGATCCCCATCTGTTGAG AGCTCACTTTTACTTCAAAGGGTAAGATATTGCAAGTACTGTCATGCGCATGTTAAGGGATTTGACCACCATTGTCCTGCTTTTGGGAATTGTATAG GTCAAAACAATCATTTCCTTTTCATGATTCTCCTAGCCGGATTCATAATAGCCGAGTCGTGTTACATTTTGAGTGCATCTCAAA TCACAACAGCATCCCGAACACTTGATAGTGATGGACAGAAG CAGGTTGTTTGGACCGTAGCATTAGCTACTAGCACGATGGTATTTTCCATTCTCCAAGTACTTTGGCAG GCGGCATTTCTGGCATGGCATATCTACTGTGTGTGTTTTAATATCAGAACAGATGAGTGG ATGCACTGGAAGAAATATCCAGAGTTCCAGCATATTACACACTCTCAACTAG GAGAAACAGGAACAACACGGTATAGAAATCCCTATGACAAAGGAATCTGGCAGAATTTGAAGGAGTTCATAGAAGCCAAAGGATAA
- the LOC110942697 gene encoding probable palmitoyltransferase ZDHHC12 isoform X2: protein MEYSGRRRKHRDPWRLICRSTVSFVCVCLAQFALFLLSSFFNSSNIITLLFLSVIVLLGLTVIGRRCKRLFGLRGSAPAFVFTNIVFMWCVYLVAIRQAISFPLDILFHAELIILLIGLYRIISGDPGFVDYAPISNTETFLEGSELPISNIYEGSPSVESSLLLQRVRYCKYCHAHVKGFDHHCPAFGNCIGQNNHFLFMILLAGFIIAESCYILSASQITTASRTLDSDGQKVVWTVALATSTMVFSILQVLWQAAFLAWHIYCVCFNIRTDEWMHWKKYPEFQHITHSQLGETGTTRYRNPYDKGIWQNLKEFIEAKG, encoded by the exons ATGGAATATTCCGGTCGCCGGAGAAAGCACAGGGATCCATGGCGGTTAATCTGCCGGAGCACCGTCTCCTTCGTCTGCGTTTGCTTAGCACAGTTTGCTCTCTTCCTATTATCTTCCTTCTTCAACTCCTCCAACATCATAACACTCCTTTTTCTCTCAG TTATTGTATTGTTAGGGTTGACGGTTATAGGGAGAAGATGTAAGAGGTTGTTTGGACTGCGTGGCTCAGCTCCAGCTTTTGTGTTTACGAATATCGTTTTCATGTGGTGTGTGTACTTAGTTGCGATTCGACAAG CCATCTCGTTTCCATTGGACATCCTCTTTCACGCAGAGCTCATTATTCTCCTAATCGGCCTATATAG GATCATCTCAGGCGATCCCGGTTTTGTTGATTATGCACCTATCTCCAACACTGAAACGTTTCTAGAG GGATCGGAGCTTCCAATTTCTAACATTTACGAGGGATCCCCATCTGTTGAG AGCTCACTTTTACTTCAAAGGGTAAGATATTGCAAGTACTGTCATGCGCATGTTAAGGGATTTGACCACCATTGTCCTGCTTTTGGGAATTGTATAG GTCAAAACAATCATTTCCTTTTCATGATTCTCCTAGCCGGATTCATAATAGCCGAGTCGTGTTACATTTTGAGTGCATCTCAAA TCACAACAGCATCCCGAACACTTGATAGTGATGGACAGAAG GTTGTTTGGACCGTAGCATTAGCTACTAGCACGATGGTATTTTCCATTCTCCAAGTACTTTGGCAG GCGGCATTTCTGGCATGGCATATCTACTGTGTGTGTTTTAATATCAGAACAGATGAGTGG ATGCACTGGAAGAAATATCCAGAGTTCCAGCATATTACACACTCTCAACTAG GAGAAACAGGAACAACACGGTATAGAAATCCCTATGACAAAGGAATCTGGCAGAATTTGAAGGAGTTCATAGAAGCCAAAGGATAA
- the LOC110942712 gene encoding protein FAR1-RELATED SEQUENCE 5-like: MKQAIEAVFDKSRHRLCMWHIMKKLADKVGHQLCNNEDFKRRMCDIVWTDSITPETFERDWKLIMIDFGLTENKWIDDMFGMRSSWIPAFYRHEPMSGLMRTTSRSESENHFFCQVANSQLTLVEFFNHFDGAMDIQRFNHRKNDHISRNTVPDNFSESTLEDDAMKIYTRSIFADQQAELQGTLSECLPIETKIEEPFLRTSMKDWKAHGDGLLEVCFKKGEDVIALCTCRRFEQYGLLCKHIYFVFKMFKVKEIPNKYVMRRWTKDVVPNDLNNTFDITVDGDDAHKKAKEVAYEIMQTGEYLIGNLIKDFDHLLIVRDRMREMKEMVDELRITKPIDPKFDRYSRLIGYEKPNTDDPPTVRVPTGIRNKGRGSHKRIKSKKEKIISLKGKRSRTCSVCNIKGHDIRTCEVLKGKATAADKVANKEGRKRRAIQLEKDPNLVDEEDEKVETGDEEEFEESDEAEDSDFECKDE, translated from the exons ATGAAACAAGCCATTGAAGCAGTGTTCGATAAGAGTAGGCACAGATTAtgtatgtggcacataatgaagaAACTTGCTGATAAG GTCGGACATCAGTTGTGCAATAACGAAGACTTTAAGAGACGTATGTGTGACATTGTATGGACAGATTCGATTACGCCAGAAACGTTTGAGAGAGACTGGAAGCTGATAATGATTGATTTCGGTCTAACTGAGAATAAgtggattgatgatatgtttggCATGAGATCTTCGTGGATCCCAGCGTTCTATCGTCATGAGCCTATGTCTGGGCTTATGCGGACCACTTCTAGATCAGAGAGCGAAAACCATTTTTTCTGTCAAGTTGCGAATTCTCAACTTACCCTTGTTGAGTTCTTTAACCATTTTGATGGTGCAATGGACATTCAAAGATTCAACCATCGGAAGAATGACCATATATCTAGAAATACAGTCCCAGATAACTTTTCTGAATCTACTCTAGAGGATGATGCCATGAAAATTTACACCAGGTCAATTTTTGCTGATCAACAGGCAGAGTTACAAGGAACACTGTCCGAGTGCCTTCCTATAGAGACTAAAATTGAGGAACCTTTTTTGAGGACAAGTATGAAGGATTGGAAAGCTCACGGCGACGGTTTATTAGAG GTATGTTTCAAGAAGGGGGAGGATGTAATTGCATTATGCACGTGTCGCAGGTTTGAACAATATGGATTGTTGTGCAAGCATATATATTTCGTGTTCAAGATGTTCAAAGTGAAGGAAATTCCCAACAAGTATGTAATGAGAAGATGGACTAAAGATGTCGTACCGAATGATCTTaataatacatttgatattactgTTGACGGTGATGATGCGCATAAAAAGGCCAAAGAGGTTGCGTATGAGATTATGCAGACTGGAGAGTATCTTATTGGTAACCTGATCAAAGATTTCGATCATCTACTTATAGTCAGGGATCGGATGAGAGAGATGAAAGAAATGGTTGATGAActtcgcataaccaagcccatcGACCCTAAGTTTGATAGATATTCAAGGTTAATTGGTTACGAGAAACCAAACACTGACGATCCACCTACAGTCCGTGTGCCAACCGGTATTAGAAACAAAGGACGCGGTTCACATAAGCGGATTAAATCAAAAAAAGAGAAAATTATTAGTCTAAAAGGCAAGAGAAGTCGGACATGCAGtgtttgcaatatcaaaggtcatgACATTCGAACCTGCGAGGTGTTAAAGGGTAAAGCTACTGCTGCTGATAAGGTTGCCAATAAGGAGGGGAGGAAAAGAAGAGCAATTCAGTTAGAGAAGGATCCTAATTTAGTTGATGAAGAGGACGAGAAGGTTGAAACTGGTGACGAAGAGGAATTTGAGGAGTCCGACGAAGCAGAAGATAGTGATTTTGAATGCAAAGACGAGTAG